Genomic DNA from Mucilaginibacter terrenus:
TTTTTACAATTTCAAGATTCGTGATGTCTGTCATGAACACTTGAATGCTGCCTTTCGCTGCTAAATCAATGAGAGAAGTAATCTCGTTACTCTCAAAATTGAAGCCTTTGCTGAAGAGGTATTGAGTGTCAATAAAAAGATTTCGCGATTCCAGTTCCATCTAATAGATCAAGTATTTACAAAACTTTCATGTAAGAAAAGTGCGTTATTGAAAACTAATAATTACAATTACTGATAATTGACACCAGTAACGACAACGAAATACCCTACTCCTTAAAAGCTTCGGTCATCATCTGCTGCAGGTCGGCCTGGTGCATTTGTACGGCCTGGCGGCCAAGGTCGGCGCTCTTTTCCATTAGCACGGGCTGCTTTTGTACAAACTTGGCCCCTAGCGGGCTGCGGTAAAAGGCAGCAAGGTCCTTCAGTTCTTTTTCGGTGAACTGCTGCGCATAAAGGCTGGCCATCTGGTCTTTAATGGTTGCCCAGCTTACATATTTGGTTACAAAGGTGTTCATCACCTCTATAAACTTGGTGCGTTTATCTTCGGGTACCGATGCGCTGGCTTGTTTAAGCATTACGGTAATCCCCGATTTGAATTGCGTTTCGGACTGCGAGGCTACCAGTACATCTTCTGCCGCTTTTAACTGTGCGGGCGTTACTGCGGGAGTTTGTGCTTTTGCCGCGATGCAAAACAGCAGGCAGGCCATCAGGAGTTTAAATTTCATCACTAAATCTTTATAAATATTTTCCTAAGATAGAATATCCACATCACCAGCCATAGTATCGCTACAATAAAAATGGCACCCA
This window encodes:
- a CDS encoding DUF2059 domain-containing protein, with the translated sequence MKFKLLMACLLFCIAAKAQTPAVTPAQLKAAEDVLVASQSETQFKSGITVMLKQASASVPEDKRTKFIEVMNTFVTKYVSWATIKDQMASLYAQQFTEKELKDLAAFYRSPLGAKFVQKQPVLMEKSADLGRQAVQMHQADLQQMMTEAFKE